A region from the Rhodamnia argentea isolate NSW1041297 chromosome 7, ASM2092103v1, whole genome shotgun sequence genome encodes:
- the LOC115742387 gene encoding syntaxin-related protein KNOLLE isoform X2, with product MNDLMTKSFMSYVDLKKEAMKDLEAGPDYDLEMSASKTQMDTNMGLFLEEAEKVKQEMGQIREVLGRLQEMNQESKTLHKPEALKSLRSRINADIMAVLKKARTIRSQLEEMDHANAANKRLSGCKEGTTVYRTRLAVTNGLRKKLKELMMEFQGLRQRMMTEYKDTVGRRYYTVTGEYPDEEVIEKIISNGGEEFLGRAVQEHGRGKVVETVVEIQDRYDAAKEVEKSLLELHQVFLDMAVMVEAQGEKMDDIEHHVMSASHYVKDGTKDLKTAKQYQRSNRKWMCLGLILLLVIILVIVIPIATSFSHS from the exons ATGAACGACCTAATGACGAAATCCTTCATGAGCTATGTTGACTTGAAGAAGGAGGCCATGAAGGACCTCGAGGCTGGCCCGGACTATGACCTCGAGATGTCGGCGTCGAAGACCCAGATGGACACTAACATGGGGCTCTTCCTGGAAGAGGCAGAGAAGGTGAAGCAAGAGATGGGCCAGATCCGTGAGGTTCTGGGCAGGCTCCAGGAAATGAACCAAGAGAGCAAGACCCTCCACAAGCCAGAGGCGCTCAAGTCCCTCAGGAGCCGGATCAACGCGGACATTATGGCGGTCCTGAAGAAGGCGAGGACAATACGGTCGCAGCTGGAGGAGATGGACCATGCAAACGCGGCAAATAAGAGGCTCTCAGGATGCAAGGAAGGGACCACCGTGTACCGGACCCGGTTGGCAGTGACCAATGGGCTGAGGAAGAAGCTGAAGGAGCTGATGATGGAGTTCCAGGGGCTGAGGCAGAGGATGATGACCGAGTATAAGGACACTGTGGGCAGGCGTTACTATACTGTGACAGGCGAGTACCCAGATGAGGAGGTCATTGAGAAGATCATTTCTAATG GAGGCGAGGAGTTTCTTGGCAGAGCGGTACAAGAGCACGGGAGGGGCAAGGTAGTGGAGACAGTGGTCGAGATCCAGGACCGATACGATGCGGCCAAGGAGGTGGAGAAGAGCCTGCTGGAGCTGCACCAGGTGTTCCTGGACATGGCGGTGATGGTGGAAGCGCAGGGCGAGAAAATGGACGACATCGAGCACCACGTGATGAGCGCCTCGCACTACGTCAAGGACGGTACCAAGGACCTGAAGACCGCGAAGCAGTACCAGAGGAGCAACCGGAAGTGGATGTGTCTCGGGCTGATACTTCTACTGGTGATCATCCTAGTGATCGTGATTCCGATCGCCACGAGCTTCAGCCATTCTTGA
- the LOC115742387 gene encoding syntaxin-related protein KNOLLE isoform X1, which translates to MNDLMTKSFMSYVDLKKEAMKDLEAGPDYDLEMSASKTQMDTNMGLFLEEAEKVKQEMGQIREVLGRLQEMNQESKTLHKPEALKSLRSRINADIMAVLKKARTIRSQLEEMDHANAANKRLSGCKEGTTVYRTRLAVTNGLRKKLKELMMEFQGLRQRMMTEYKDTVGRRYYTVTGEYPDEEVIEKIISNASGGEEFLGRAVQEHGRGKVVETVVEIQDRYDAAKEVEKSLLELHQVFLDMAVMVEAQGEKMDDIEHHVMSASHYVKDGTKDLKTAKQYQRSNRKWMCLGLILLLVIILVIVIPIATSFSHS; encoded by the exons ATGAACGACCTAATGACGAAATCCTTCATGAGCTATGTTGACTTGAAGAAGGAGGCCATGAAGGACCTCGAGGCTGGCCCGGACTATGACCTCGAGATGTCGGCGTCGAAGACCCAGATGGACACTAACATGGGGCTCTTCCTGGAAGAGGCAGAGAAGGTGAAGCAAGAGATGGGCCAGATCCGTGAGGTTCTGGGCAGGCTCCAGGAAATGAACCAAGAGAGCAAGACCCTCCACAAGCCAGAGGCGCTCAAGTCCCTCAGGAGCCGGATCAACGCGGACATTATGGCGGTCCTGAAGAAGGCGAGGACAATACGGTCGCAGCTGGAGGAGATGGACCATGCAAACGCGGCAAATAAGAGGCTCTCAGGATGCAAGGAAGGGACCACCGTGTACCGGACCCGGTTGGCAGTGACCAATGGGCTGAGGAAGAAGCTGAAGGAGCTGATGATGGAGTTCCAGGGGCTGAGGCAGAGGATGATGACCGAGTATAAGGACACTGTGGGCAGGCGTTACTATACTGTGACAGGCGAGTACCCAGATGAGGAGGTCATTGAGAAGATCATTTCTAATG CATCAGGAGGCGAGGAGTTTCTTGGCAGAGCGGTACAAGAGCACGGGAGGGGCAAGGTAGTGGAGACAGTGGTCGAGATCCAGGACCGATACGATGCGGCCAAGGAGGTGGAGAAGAGCCTGCTGGAGCTGCACCAGGTGTTCCTGGACATGGCGGTGATGGTGGAAGCGCAGGGCGAGAAAATGGACGACATCGAGCACCACGTGATGAGCGCCTCGCACTACGTCAAGGACGGTACCAAGGACCTGAAGACCGCGAAGCAGTACCAGAGGAGCAACCGGAAGTGGATGTGTCTCGGGCTGATACTTCTACTGGTGATCATCCTAGTGATCGTGATTCCGATCGCCACGAGCTTCAGCCATTCTTGA
- the LOC115742384 gene encoding WD repeat-containing protein GTS1 produces MEEAMDMEVEGRQSPSSSEPKDFSFRRLGLRNSIQTNFGDDYVFEITPKFDWSLMGVSLSSNMVKLYSPTTGQYSGECRGHSETINGISFSGPSSPHVLHSCSSDGTIRAWDTRSFKEVSCISAGPSQEIFSFSFGGSSDSLLSAGCKSQIIFWDWRNKKQVACLEDSHVDDVTQVHFVPHHQNKLISASVDGLICVFDTAGDISDDEHLESVINVGTSIGKVGIFGQTFEKLWCLTHIETLSVWDWKDGTNEANFEDARTLASNSWSLDHVDYFVDCHSAEEGEGLWVIGGSNAGTLGYFPVKHEGGAAIGSPEAVLGGGHSDVVRSILPMSGMAGTSSKTRGIFGWTGGEDGRLCCWLSDDSPATSRSWMSSNLILRSSRSHHKKNRHHPY; encoded by the exons ATGGAAGAAGCCATGGATATGGAAGTGGAAGGACGACAGTCTCCGTCCAGCTCAGAGCCGAAAGACTTTTCCTTCCGAAGATTGGGGCTCAGAAATTCGATCCAGACGAACTTCGGCGACGACTACGTCTTTGAAATTACTCCCAA GTTTGATTGGTCGCTAATGGGGGTATCGTTGTCGTCGAATATGGTGAAACTGTATTCCCCGACGACGGGTCAGTACTCTGGAGAGTGCAGGGGTCACTCCGAAACCATCAATGGCATTTCATTCTCGGGGCCATCCAGTCCCCATGTCTTGCACTCTTGCTCTTCCGATGGCACCATCCGAGCTTGGGACACCAGGTCTTTTAAAGAG GTTTCATGCATAAGTGCCGGCCCCTCACAGGAGATCTTCAGCTTTTCATTTGGTGGTTCAAGTGACAGTCTTCTTTCTGCTGGATGTAAATCTCAG ATAATCTTTTGGGATTGGAGAAACAAAAAGCAGGTTGCATGTTTAGAAGATTCCCATGTGGATGATGTTACCCAG gTGCACTTTGTCCCTCACCATCAAAATAAGCTTATTTCCGCTTCAGTGGATGGGCTGATATGTGTATTTGATACGGCCGGAGACATCAGTGATGATGAGCATCTGGAATCG GTAATTAATGTGGGAACTTCAATTGGGAAAGTGGGTATATTTGGACAGACATTCGAAAAGCTCTGGTGTTTGACGCATATTGAGACCTTAAg CGTTTGGGACTGGAAAGACGGAACAAATGAAGCCAACTTTGAAGATGCCCGAACATTAGCATCTAATAGCTGGTCACTAGATCAC GTTGATTATTTTGTAGACTGTCACTCGGCCGAAGAAGGTGAAGGCCTGTGGGTTATTGGTGGCTCGAATGCTGGAACTTTAGGGTACTTCCCTGTAAAGCACGAGGGAGGGGCAGCGATAGGATCCCCAGAGGCTGTTCTTGGAGGTGGCCACTCGGATGTAGTTAGGAGCATATTGCCTATGTCGGGCATGGCAGGGACAAGTTCCAAAACCCGAGGCATTTTCGGATGGACAGGTGGCGAGGATGGTCGCTTGTGTTGCTGGCTTTCTGATGACTCTCCCGCTACAAGTCGATCGTGGATGTCAAGCAATCTGATCTTAAGGTCATCAAGAAGTCACCACAAGAAAAATAGGCACCATCCTTATTAG